In Physeter macrocephalus isolate SW-GA unplaced genomic scaffold, ASM283717v5 random_224, whole genome shotgun sequence, the genomic stretch attcccttgcgatccagtggttaggactccgtggtctcactgctggggccctgagttcgatccctcgtcggggaaataagatcccacaaaaCACGcacactcgggcttccctggtggcgcgatggttgagagtccacctgccgatacaggggacacgggttcgcgccccggtccgggaagatcccacgtgccgcggagcggctgggcccgtgagccgtggccgctgagcctgcgcgtccggagcctgttctgcgcaacgggagaggccacaacagtgagaggcccgcgtaccgcacacacacacacacacacacacacacacacacacacacacgaagccAAGCTCCTGTTAGCTACCAACCACGTGAAAGACAAAACTTCACGGTtggttgatcttttttttttcctttggaatgttattttatttatttattttacagcaggttcgtattagttatctcttttatacatattagtgtatatacgtcaatcccaatctcccagttcatgcAACCACCACCCGCCTCCGCTTTCCCCCCAGCACTGTCGATCTCTGCAGGTACAAATCTCTCTGTTGTTTCTCTTCGTCCCTGCAAAcctgaggaagcagagagatCGGGGTGGGCTGCACGGTGGCATCTGTGAAGTTGGGGGTCTGTCAGCAGGATTACCCTCCCTGCTGCCAtctgccccttccccactgcAAGTCCCGGGGTACTTTTTGCTCTGTCAACTGCTTTACAGCTACTGGTTAACTGACAACTGGGCCTAAATTAATTACTTCATTAACACGAAAGGCTTCCTTGGTAGTATATTTGGTTTCTAACCTTTTCCACTGAGGaactctgtgcgtgtgtgtgtgtgtgtgtgtgtgtgtgtgcgcgcgcgcgtgtgaaGAGAGATTAAAaggcatgtgtatatatacctcAGTGAGGAATTCCTCACATCAACTGTCTGATGAGAGGAAGAACTGAACGGTCTGGAGCTCTGAGTCCCCGTTCAAAGCTGCATGTCAAACTCACACCTTCCTTTGGGTGAGAGCCCCGCCCCCGCTCTGGGCTTCTGTTCCCTCCACAGAAAAGTAAAATAGGAAGCTTAGGTCTTCCCTAgggttccttccagctctgacacccTCCTGTGGGCAGGGAATCTGTGTTATCACCAGGCCTCCTCAGCTTGCCCTGAAGGAAATGCACCCGGGGCCCCCCCGGCACGAGGAAAGTTCCTGAAGGAGAGGGCTTTGTTCTCCCCCGAGACTGCTGTCCCATGAAAGCCACACTCAGCTGGGCTGGCAAAAATCCCTCAGGACTGCCCACTGTGAGAAGATGGGAGAAGGGGCTGGGTCATTTTGTCCCTGACTTCTTCCATGAAGAACCAGTTCTGCTCGAGAGAGCATGGAAAGCCGGCCAAGTGCCTAGGAGAACATTCAGAACTTTAGCAATCATTTCTCTCAGCCCTCTCAGCGTGCAGCTCCTGAGGCACAGCAGAGCACTGAATTCAAGTTCATCAAAGTGGAGACATCCCTGGCGCTCCactggctaagactccgcacttccactgcagcgggcaagGGTTAGATCCCtggcgggggaactaagatcccacaggctgaaACAAAAACAAGGTCATCAGAGTGGGGGATGCATTATACAATATGGCGCCTCTTCCCCTCACTCACGTCTACATGTACGGGACTCCCAACCTCCTGTCCAACACCCGGTCTCTGCTTCCTCCTACTTTTCCCAGACCTCTCCCTCCGGGCAGTTAGTCCAAGGTTCCTGATCTTGACCTGGATCTTAGCAtttcccaccacccctcctcgCGACAGTTCCATAGCCTCTTTGAACAAGGTTGAAAAAGTCCCTCAGCACTAATCCACCGCTTCCATCTCTAGGCCAGGGCTATGTTTCTCCCATTTCCCTCTAGATCCCCCTCTTATGTGCTTTCTTCAGGGAACCAGCAGCTCCCAGCAATGCTCTGGGACTTTTCACAGTTGAGTTAGAGGTAACAGAGATGCTAGGATGATGCAGAGAGGATTTAAAGTCTGGAGGGGCAAGAACATCCAGAAACCACATGGGCTTGGCTACGAATTTGGCTTTCCCATCTGGGAGGCTGAAAATCTTTATTTCACCCATCCACAGGGACGAAGATGACATTCTTCCGTACGAAGATGTGAAGCGGCAAGATAGTGACCTGTCAGctgaagaaagaatatttttggaagagtttcccATCTTGAAAGGGGAGCTGGAAGTGGGCACCAGAAGGCTCCGTGCCCTTGCAGACCACGTCGACACAACCCACAGAACACTCACCAAGACCAGCATGGTGGCCAATTCCATCGCTGTGGTCTCAGGAGCCATGAGCATCCTGGGCTTGGTCCTTGCTCCGGCAGTAGCAGGAGGAAGCCTGGTACTCTCCGCTGCTGGTAGAGTTTTGGGGAAAGCAGGGGAGGTCACCAGCACCTTGACCAACGTTTTGGAACGCTTGCACAGTCAAGAAGCCCAGGCTTATGTCGGTAGCCTAATGCCCACCCGTGGCCAAGAGGTCAGGAGAGCTGGGGCAGCCTATGTCGTGGCTGCCGGAAAGGTGGTCCAGAGTTGTGAAAGCA encodes the following:
- the LOC102977212 gene encoding apolipoprotein L6-like, producing MKTDLMPQNLLDNQAGKACKAGVGLQRDEDDILPYEDVKRQDSDLSAEERIFLEEFPILKGELEVGTRRLRALADHVDTTHRTLTKTSMVANSIAVVSGAMSILGLVLAPAVAGGSLVLSAAGRVLGKAGEVTSTLTNVLERLHSQEAQAYVGSLMPTRGQEVRRAGAAYVVAAGKVVQSCESTIEDIQRSIRAFQIARAHPRLATAAESLLTTGQVSARRSSQVQRAFEGTTLVMTTNARLLGTAMAGFSLSVGLASLLKDWKQLKEGAKSELAEELRAQAWELERKLTELTQCYESLQRK